A single genomic interval of Streptomyces sp. NBC_00663 harbors:
- a CDS encoding YcxB family protein, with amino-acid sequence MVMNMGRDAEQGVVELVYQPVVGDYTAALRERRRFNRAGRLQKVALVLIALAWVLNLATAVSGGDSHTFLLIWMPLMVALVLCQPWLTARQVFKAAARNGVYRAMVSDAGLTVVTEHSSTSVGFAAQPRYRETKELFVLYSDDKNATCFTVLPKRGAANPADVDRLRGILDLNLTRV; translated from the coding sequence ATGGTCATGAACATGGGGCGGGACGCCGAACAGGGCGTGGTCGAGCTGGTCTACCAGCCGGTCGTCGGGGACTACACGGCGGCGCTGCGCGAGCGCAGGCGGTTCAACCGGGCGGGGCGGCTCCAGAAGGTGGCGCTGGTGCTCATCGCGCTCGCCTGGGTGCTGAACCTCGCGACCGCGGTGAGCGGCGGGGACTCCCACACGTTTCTGCTGATCTGGATGCCCCTGATGGTGGCGCTGGTGCTGTGCCAGCCCTGGTTGACGGCCCGCCAGGTCTTCAAGGCCGCCGCCCGCAACGGTGTCTACCGGGCAATGGTGTCGGACGCGGGGCTGACGGTGGTCACCGAGCACAGCTCGACCTCGGTGGGCTTCGCGGCCCAGCCGCGCTACCGGGAGACCAAGGAGCTGTTCGTCCTGTACAGCGACGACAAGAACGCCACCTGCTTCACGGTGCTGCCCAAGCGGGGCGCCGCGAATCCCGCCGACGTGGACCGGCTGCGGGGGATCCTCGACCTCAACCTGACCCGCGTCTGA
- a CDS encoding metal ABC transporter permease produces MEILDYAFMQRALLAAVLVGITAPAVGIYLVQRRQALMGDGIGHVAMTGVGLGFLLNTSPVWMATLVSVLGAVLMELIRWYGKTRGDIALAMLFYGGMAGGVMFINLAPTGSNANLTSYLFGSLSTVSQSDVTAICLLAAFVVLVTLGLRRQLFAVSQDEEFARVTGLPVRALNLLTAITAAVTVTVAMRVVGLLLVSALMVVPVAAAQQLSRSFAATFAIAVAIGVTVTISGTVTSYYQDVPPGATIVLLTIAAFILTTAAATPLARRRARAAAAARAAGDPAECVIPASRAGEGENLAGTFPSSAR; encoded by the coding sequence ATGGAGATCCTCGACTACGCCTTCATGCAGCGAGCCCTGCTCGCCGCCGTCCTGGTCGGCATCACCGCCCCGGCCGTGGGCATCTACCTCGTCCAGCGCCGCCAGGCCCTCATGGGCGACGGCATCGGCCACGTGGCCATGACCGGAGTCGGCCTCGGCTTCCTGCTCAACACCTCCCCGGTGTGGATGGCGACCCTCGTCTCCGTCCTCGGCGCGGTGCTCATGGAGCTGATCCGCTGGTACGGCAAGACCCGCGGCGACATCGCCCTCGCGATGCTCTTCTACGGCGGCATGGCCGGCGGCGTGATGTTCATCAACCTCGCGCCCACCGGCTCCAACGCCAACCTCACCTCGTACCTCTTCGGCTCCCTGTCGACGGTGTCGCAGTCGGACGTGACGGCGATCTGTCTGCTCGCGGCCTTCGTGGTGTTGGTCACCCTGGGCCTGCGCCGCCAGCTCTTCGCGGTCAGCCAGGACGAGGAGTTCGCGCGCGTCACCGGGCTGCCGGTGCGCGCCCTGAACCTGCTCACCGCGATCACGGCGGCCGTGACCGTCACGGTCGCCATGCGCGTGGTGGGCCTGCTCCTGGTCTCGGCCCTCATGGTCGTGCCCGTGGCGGCGGCACAGCAGCTCAGCCGCAGTTTCGCGGCGACCTTCGCGATCGCCGTGGCCATCGGCGTCACGGTCACCATCAGCGGCACGGTCACTTCGTACTACCAGGACGTCCCGCCCGGCGCGACGATCGTCCTGCTGACCATCGCCGCGTTCATCCTGACGACGGCCGCGGCCACCCCGCTGGCCCGCCGCCGGGCCCGGGCGGCAGCCGCCGCGCGAGCCGCGGGAGACCCCGCGGAGTGTGTGATTCCGGCCAGCCGGGCAGGCGAGGGCGAGAACCTGGCCGGCACATTCCCGTCGTCCGCCCGGTAG
- a CDS encoding Fur family transcriptional regulator, which yields MTTAGPPVKGRSTRQRAAVAAALDEVDEFRSAQELHDMLKHKGDSVGLTTVYRTLQNLADAGEVDVLRTSEGESVYRRCSTGDHHHHLVCRVCGKAVEVEGPAVEKWAEAIAAEHGYVNVAHTVEIFGTCADCAAAAG from the coding sequence GTGACCACCGCTGGACCGCCCGTGAAGGGCCGTTCGACCCGGCAGCGGGCTGCCGTCGCGGCGGCCCTGGACGAGGTCGACGAGTTCCGCAGCGCGCAGGAACTCCACGACATGCTCAAGCACAAGGGCGACTCGGTCGGCCTGACCACGGTCTACCGCACGCTCCAGAACCTCGCCGACGCCGGTGAGGTCGACGTCCTGCGCACCTCCGAGGGCGAGTCCGTCTACCGCCGCTGCTCCACCGGCGACCATCACCACCACCTGGTCTGCCGCGTCTGCGGCAAGGCCGTGGAGGTCGAGGGACCCGCGGTGGAGAAGTGGGCCGAGGCCATCGCGGCGGAGCACGGCTATGTGAACGTGGCGCACACGGTGGAGATCTTCGGCACATGCGCGGACTGCGCCGCGGCGGCCGGCTGA
- a CDS encoding DUF1266 domain-containing protein, protein MGLWSIWRGKKPRAAGRHRVPLTAHQLWMVSLSAPVSRDRDASRSTLYPFTRIDDERARDWLAGQWGITTRDQLAGRLDELHRSGYRARAAQRYGVSPLAWDAALYVDISRRGFGCGLITEAEAWTALKNIVPSVVSAYGSWREYADHYLLGRQVWRDDLRADGDTDLPAPQATADAHLRALLDPANRSSPWNQAPWTTISHPDRAR, encoded by the coding sequence ATGGGCCTGTGGAGCATATGGAGAGGGAAGAAGCCGAGGGCGGCGGGCCGCCACCGCGTTCCGCTCACCGCGCACCAGCTGTGGATGGTGTCGCTGAGCGCGCCGGTCAGCCGGGACCGGGATGCCTCGCGGAGCACCCTCTACCCGTTCACCCGGATCGACGACGAGCGGGCCCGCGACTGGCTCGCCGGGCAATGGGGCATCACCACCCGCGACCAGCTGGCCGGCCGCCTCGACGAGCTGCACCGCAGCGGCTACCGGGCGCGTGCCGCGCAGCGCTACGGCGTCTCGCCGCTCGCCTGGGACGCCGCCCTGTACGTCGACATCTCCCGGCGCGGCTTCGGCTGCGGGCTGATCACCGAGGCCGAGGCGTGGACCGCCCTGAAGAACATCGTGCCCTCGGTGGTGTCGGCGTACGGCTCCTGGCGGGAGTACGCCGACCACTATCTGCTGGGCCGGCAGGTGTGGCGCGACGACCTCAGGGCCGACGGGGACACCGACCTCCCCGCCCCGCAGGCCACCGCCGACGCCCATCTGCGCGCCCTCCTCGACCCCGCCAACCGCTCCAGCCCGTGGAACCAGGCCCCCTGGACCACCATCAGCCACCCCGACCGGGCCCGCTGA
- a CDS encoding metal ABC transporter ATP-binding protein, producing MSEPVISLRGVRADLGSRPVLRGIDLTVNRGEVVALLGANGSGKSTAIRSIIGQVPLAEGEIRLFGTPRKTFRDWARVGYVPQRTTAAGGVPATVTEVVSSGRLSRARFGVLRKADREAVRRALELVGMADRAKDSVDALSGGQHQRVLIARALAAEPELLIMDEPMAGVDLASQEVLAHTLEEQVAAGTTVLLVLHELGPLEPLIDRAVVLRDGCVLHDGPPPKAVGQHALPGHDHVHPHEPIHAGLLS from the coding sequence GTGTCCGAGCCCGTCATCTCCCTGCGCGGTGTCCGCGCCGACCTGGGTTCGCGGCCCGTCCTGCGCGGCATCGACCTCACCGTGAACCGCGGTGAGGTCGTCGCGCTGCTCGGCGCCAACGGCTCCGGCAAGTCGACGGCCATCCGCAGCATCATCGGCCAAGTACCGCTCGCCGAGGGCGAGATACGGCTGTTCGGCACCCCGCGCAAGACGTTCCGGGACTGGGCGCGCGTCGGCTACGTCCCGCAGCGCACCACAGCCGCGGGCGGCGTCCCGGCGACGGTCACCGAGGTCGTCTCCTCGGGCCGCCTGTCCCGCGCCCGCTTCGGCGTGCTCCGCAAGGCCGACCGCGAGGCCGTGCGCCGGGCCCTGGAGCTGGTCGGCATGGCGGACCGCGCGAAGGACTCGGTGGACGCCCTGTCCGGCGGCCAGCACCAGCGCGTGCTGATCGCCCGCGCCCTCGCCGCCGAACCCGAACTGCTGATCATGGACGAGCCGATGGCGGGCGTCGACCTGGCCAGCCAGGAGGTGCTCGCGCACACCCTGGAGGAGCAGGTCGCGGCCGGTACGACGGTCCTGCTGGTGCTGCACGAACTGGGCCCCCTGGAGCCCCTGATCGACCGCGCGGTCGTCCTGCGCGACGGCTGCGTCCTGCACGACGGACCGCCCCCGAAGGCGGTCGGCCAGCACGCGCTGCCCGGCCACGACCACGTCCACCCCCACGAGCCGATCCACGCGGGACTGCTGAGCTGA
- the recO gene encoding DNA repair protein RecO, producing the protein MSLFRDDGVVLRTQKLGEADRIITLLTRGHGRVRAVARGVRRTKSKFGARLEPFSHVDVQFFARGSELIGRGLPLCTQSETIAAYGSGIVSDYARYTAGTAMLETAERFTDHEGEPAVQQYLLLVGALRTLANGEHAPHLVLDAFLLRSLAVNGYAPSFGDCAKCGLPGPNRFFSVGAGGSVCVDCRVPGSVVPSPQTLELLGALLTGDWGTADACEPRYVREGSGLVSAYLHWHLERGLRSLRYVEK; encoded by the coding sequence ATGAGTCTGTTCCGGGATGACGGCGTCGTCCTGCGCACCCAGAAGCTCGGCGAAGCCGACCGCATCATCACCCTCCTCACCCGTGGCCACGGGCGCGTGCGGGCCGTCGCGCGGGGAGTGCGGCGGACCAAGTCCAAGTTCGGGGCCCGGCTCGAACCCTTCTCCCATGTCGACGTGCAGTTCTTCGCGCGCGGGAGTGAGCTGATCGGGCGAGGGCTGCCGCTGTGCACGCAGAGCGAGACCATCGCCGCCTACGGCAGCGGGATCGTCTCCGACTACGCCCGCTACACCGCCGGGACCGCGATGCTGGAGACCGCCGAGCGGTTCACCGATCACGAGGGCGAGCCCGCCGTACAGCAGTATCTGCTGCTCGTCGGCGCCCTGCGGACGCTGGCCAACGGGGAGCACGCCCCGCACCTCGTCCTCGACGCCTTCCTGCTGCGCTCCCTCGCCGTCAACGGCTACGCCCCCAGCTTCGGCGACTGCGCCAAGTGCGGCCTTCCCGGGCCGAACCGGTTCTTCTCGGTCGGCGCCGGCGGCTCCGTCTGCGTGGACTGCCGGGTGCCCGGCAGCGTCGTACCCTCTCCACAGACCCTGGAACTCCTCGGCGCGCTGCTTACGGGAGACTGGGGCACCGCCGACGCGTGCGAACCGCGGTACGTGCGGGAGGGCAGCGGACTGGTCTCCGCTTATCTGCACTGGCATCTGGAACGCGGGCTGCGCTCGCTGCGTTACGTAGAGAAGTAA
- a CDS encoding DUF6185 family protein: protein MRKWLLPALLGGLSCLLVLCGAGSAGAEPKTACDPAALKDAEITSAVWITYDGKDYARAENDMVVKVPKSWPLARDLLLNGDAERYRTAMRCLLRQPTDTHPFRFSEWRPQPPEVTVGEQTISVRYRTITQLDNSDVHYFGIWWILPGNRMWTLSLEPPEALRQSWWHRITVDLGGRGSRDIRPVPTQGTPTRLTWIWAKSDMPVPAVDILMQPPAAKSILMRWRSDPWERLSVLCWLSWDLILVVALHVLRHRLARSPGPATETPAQAATQHNLEVWSWLMLWGVLLYEVTWTAENNVVWAECLGAFGGVALTWFGRPRAAVRATVVVAAAYPLLVAVRPGWFGFPHDFWLDESDPTGAAPVRQSAAFWWIALVAACLVFIWLVGTVSVVQRFRAGTRVQTPGTRPRGELPWWVLLVSAFAALTVVALELWTTHNGWTQWTWLAAHDTYWDQWHFVYDYNQLVWFAYDWTGWFFYVLVWYCVVAVLLAALAARAAAHPRSFSPRGPSLLLLVVLSFVVAWPEPEWYAGLRVPLLTVPVTLLAGLLLLAVGRRRAVLCQDLLPGIPLRAPIRETDRKWLIESARGYRDLHSQLRRLEQGDQSGERADLERELDDLHHWNPPGATAPFAGAPLPDSVDAVELALAWGPRASWWQNACRAALFSALFALPATGILFWANKLRGPLWEAATKDEFGVPDLVNHLVVQETRAAGIGFVLGALWRVLPGRRGPAKAVGLFLVYAAPLAAHWITTRAIGQTFGTWALDGALTLLVLTSTGVAMDIDTFRQEGIYWPTKASLLLSIYQLRTASVQLAFFVAQVVALVGVWQQLKGNDPMVLIQPSSGGTDESHSAGN, encoded by the coding sequence ATGCGGAAGTGGCTGTTGCCCGCTCTGCTGGGCGGGCTGAGCTGTCTGTTGGTGCTGTGCGGTGCCGGAAGCGCGGGGGCGGAACCGAAGACCGCGTGTGACCCGGCGGCGCTCAAGGACGCCGAGATCACCAGCGCGGTGTGGATCACCTACGACGGCAAGGACTATGCCCGGGCCGAGAACGACATGGTCGTGAAGGTGCCCAAGTCCTGGCCGCTGGCAAGGGATCTGCTGCTCAACGGGGACGCCGAACGGTATCGGACCGCCATGCGCTGTCTGCTGCGCCAGCCCACCGACACCCACCCGTTCCGGTTCTCCGAGTGGCGGCCCCAGCCGCCCGAGGTGACGGTCGGGGAGCAGACGATCAGCGTGCGGTACCGCACTATCACCCAGCTGGACAACTCGGACGTCCACTACTTCGGCATCTGGTGGATACTGCCCGGCAACCGGATGTGGACCCTGAGCCTGGAACCCCCGGAGGCCCTACGGCAGTCCTGGTGGCACCGGATCACGGTCGACCTCGGCGGTCGCGGGAGCCGTGACATACGGCCGGTGCCCACCCAGGGCACGCCGACCCGGCTGACCTGGATCTGGGCCAAGTCCGACATGCCGGTTCCGGCGGTGGACATCCTGATGCAGCCGCCGGCCGCCAAGTCGATTCTCATGAGATGGCGGAGCGACCCCTGGGAACGGCTGTCGGTGCTCTGCTGGTTGTCCTGGGACCTGATTCTCGTCGTCGCCCTGCACGTCCTGCGGCATCGGCTGGCCCGCTCCCCCGGACCGGCCACGGAGACCCCCGCGCAGGCGGCGACCCAGCACAACCTGGAGGTGTGGTCGTGGCTGATGCTCTGGGGGGTGCTGCTTTACGAGGTCACGTGGACGGCTGAGAACAACGTCGTCTGGGCGGAGTGCCTCGGCGCCTTCGGTGGTGTGGCCCTGACCTGGTTCGGCAGGCCGCGGGCGGCCGTCAGGGCGACGGTCGTCGTGGCCGCCGCCTACCCCCTCCTGGTAGCGGTACGGCCCGGCTGGTTCGGCTTCCCCCATGACTTCTGGCTCGACGAGAGCGACCCCACCGGTGCCGCCCCCGTCCGCCAGTCGGCGGCCTTCTGGTGGATCGCGCTCGTCGCCGCCTGCCTGGTCTTCATCTGGCTGGTGGGCACGGTGTCGGTCGTCCAGCGGTTCCGGGCCGGAACACGTGTCCAGACCCCCGGGACCCGGCCGCGAGGCGAGCTCCCGTGGTGGGTTCTCCTGGTGAGCGCGTTCGCGGCGCTGACCGTGGTGGCCCTCGAGCTGTGGACCACGCACAACGGCTGGACACAGTGGACCTGGCTGGCCGCCCACGACACCTATTGGGACCAATGGCACTTCGTCTACGACTACAACCAACTCGTCTGGTTCGCCTACGATTGGACCGGCTGGTTCTTCTACGTCCTCGTGTGGTACTGCGTCGTCGCTGTGCTCCTCGCCGCCCTCGCCGCACGTGCGGCCGCGCACCCGCGGTCCTTCAGCCCCCGGGGACCGTCCCTGCTGCTCCTCGTGGTGCTCTCCTTCGTGGTGGCCTGGCCCGAACCCGAGTGGTACGCCGGTCTGCGGGTGCCGTTGCTCACCGTTCCGGTCACCCTGCTGGCCGGACTTCTCCTGCTGGCCGTCGGCCGACGCCGCGCCGTGCTCTGCCAGGACCTGCTGCCGGGCATCCCGCTGCGGGCCCCGATCCGGGAGACCGACCGCAAGTGGCTGATCGAGTCCGCGCGCGGCTACCGCGACCTCCACTCCCAGCTGCGCAGGCTGGAGCAGGGCGACCAGAGCGGTGAACGGGCGGACCTGGAGCGGGAACTCGACGACCTGCACCACTGGAACCCGCCCGGCGCCACCGCTCCGTTCGCCGGTGCCCCGCTGCCGGACTCCGTCGACGCCGTGGAACTCGCCCTCGCCTGGGGGCCCCGCGCGAGCTGGTGGCAGAACGCCTGCCGCGCCGCGCTGTTCTCCGCGCTGTTCGCGCTGCCCGCCACCGGCATCCTGTTCTGGGCGAACAAGCTGCGCGGGCCGCTGTGGGAGGCCGCGACCAAGGACGAGTTCGGAGTGCCGGATCTCGTCAACCACCTGGTCGTCCAGGAGACCCGGGCCGCGGGCATCGGCTTCGTCCTCGGCGCGCTGTGGCGGGTCCTGCCCGGACGCCGGGGCCCGGCGAAGGCGGTGGGCCTGTTCCTCGTGTACGCCGCCCCGCTCGCCGCCCACTGGATCACCACCCGGGCGATCGGCCAGACCTTCGGCACATGGGCGCTGGACGGGGCCCTGACGCTGCTGGTGCTCACCTCGACGGGCGTGGCCATGGATATCGACACGTTCCGCCAGGAGGGCATCTACTGGCCCACCAAGGCGTCACTGTTGCTGTCCATTTACCAGTTGCGCACCGCGTCGGTGCAACTGGCGTTCTTCGTGGCCCAGGTGGTGGCGCTCGTCGGCGTCTGGCAGCAGCTGAAGGGCAACGACCCCATGGTCCTCATCCAGCCGAGCTCGGGAGGCACCGACGAGAGCCACTCGGCGGGCAACTGA
- a CDS encoding histidine-type phosphatase yields MKVTHRAIPAALALGTLLVAALPAQAAHHPAHATSYGTKATYSPRQSAHSYQRPPAGFTPVFTENVSRHGSRAASDSEDGDLILTLWDKARTAGQLTGKGEEFGPRVRALQAAMAKVGYGNLSGRGEQEMRDTAARMRQRLPSLFAKIAADGQKIDVVSSGQGRAIDSADAYAGELAAADPALKPLIGETRTDKDLLYFHKAAGGAAYRDYIDNDQRLAATLKSITDQPRTQEAARSVLRRLFADAFVEQLSSADQVAAAEAVYNLYAIAPAMSEESPDGRGWGMQRYISTTDAAWFGYLSDAEDFYEKGPGFADSDITYKMADVLLDDFFQQVEAKKAGTSTLGAELRFSHAEEIIPLAALMGLPGSTEPVTEQQPYTYATNPWRGAAVSPLGANIQWDVFRKGDRWLVRMLYNEKETAFKANCTPIAKGSTFYDLDDLERCFGRS; encoded by the coding sequence ATGAAGGTCACGCACCGCGCCATACCCGCCGCCCTCGCCCTGGGGACCCTGCTGGTCGCGGCCCTGCCCGCGCAGGCCGCGCACCACCCCGCCCACGCCACGAGCTACGGCACCAAGGCCACGTACAGCCCGCGGCAGAGCGCGCACTCCTACCAGCGCCCGCCCGCCGGCTTCACCCCGGTCTTCACGGAGAACGTCTCCCGGCACGGCTCCCGCGCCGCCTCCGACAGCGAGGACGGCGACCTGATCCTCACCCTGTGGGACAAGGCCCGGACCGCCGGACAACTCACCGGCAAGGGCGAGGAGTTCGGCCCCCGGGTGCGCGCCCTCCAGGCCGCCATGGCGAAGGTCGGCTACGGCAACCTCAGCGGGCGCGGCGAGCAGGAGATGCGGGACACCGCCGCGCGGATGCGGCAGCGGCTGCCCTCGCTCTTCGCGAAGATCGCCGCCGACGGCCAAAAGATCGACGTCGTCAGCTCCGGGCAGGGCCGCGCCATCGACAGCGCCGACGCGTACGCCGGTGAGCTGGCCGCCGCCGACCCGGCCCTGAAGCCGCTGATCGGCGAGACCCGCACCGACAAGGACCTGCTCTACTTCCACAAGGCCGCCGGGGGCGCCGCCTACCGCGACTACATCGACAATGACCAGCGCCTCGCCGCGACCCTGAAGTCGATCACCGACCAGCCCCGCACCCAGGAGGCCGCCCGCAGCGTCCTGCGCCGCCTCTTCGCGGACGCCTTCGTGGAGCAGCTGAGCAGCGCCGACCAGGTCGCCGCCGCCGAGGCCGTCTACAACCTCTACGCCATCGCCCCCGCGATGAGCGAGGAGAGTCCGGACGGCAGGGGCTGGGGGATGCAGCGGTACATCTCCACCACCGACGCCGCCTGGTTCGGCTACCTCTCCGACGCCGAGGACTTCTACGAGAAGGGCCCCGGCTTCGCGGACAGCGACATCACGTACAAGATGGCCGACGTGCTCCTCGACGACTTCTTCCAGCAGGTGGAGGCCAAGAAGGCGGGTACCAGCACGCTGGGCGCCGAACTGCGTTTCAGCCACGCCGAGGAGATCATCCCGCTGGCCGCCCTGATGGGCCTGCCGGGCAGCACTGAGCCGGTCACCGAGCAGCAGCCGTACACCTACGCCACCAACCCCTGGCGCGGTGCGGCCGTCTCCCCGCTCGGCGCGAACATCCAGTGGGACGTCTTCCGGAAGGGCGACCGCTGGCTGGTGCGCATGCTCTACAACGAGAAGGAGACCGCGTTCAAGGCGAACTGCACGCCGATCGCGAAGGGCAGCACGTTCTACGACCTGGACGACCTGGAGAGGTGCTTCGGACGTTCGTAG
- a CDS encoding metal ABC transporter substrate-binding protein: protein MNVRRQHISGIALTAVTALGLGTLSACSGASAAGNTDKFDVVASFYPMAFLAEQIGGDHVNVSSLTEPGQEPHDLEISAKQTAQLQESDAVLYLKNLQPSVDDAVAQSEVKTKIDAASLTTLEKHGNEVGGHAAEHDDHANEELAGLDPHIWLDPVRYAQVAEGVGKAFEKADPDHAADYKKNTTALVKKLDGLNTQFENGLKNTRTKVFITTHAAFGYLAERYGLTEEAINGLDPESEPSANRVKDLEKMAEADGVTTVFYETLVSDKTAKTIASDANLKTDVLDPIEGITAKSKGEDYFQVMESNLKALQSALGAK from the coding sequence ATGAACGTACGACGACAGCACATATCCGGGATCGCCCTCACGGCCGTCACCGCCCTCGGTCTCGGGACCCTCTCCGCGTGCTCCGGCGCGAGCGCCGCAGGCAACACCGACAAGTTCGACGTCGTCGCCTCGTTCTATCCGATGGCCTTCCTCGCCGAGCAGATCGGCGGCGACCACGTCAACGTCTCCAGCCTCACCGAGCCCGGCCAGGAGCCGCACGACCTGGAGATCAGCGCCAAGCAGACCGCGCAGCTCCAGGAGTCCGACGCGGTGCTCTACCTCAAGAACCTCCAGCCCTCCGTCGACGACGCGGTGGCCCAGTCCGAGGTCAAGACCAAGATCGACGCCGCCTCCCTCACCACGCTGGAGAAGCACGGCAACGAGGTCGGCGGCCACGCGGCCGAGCACGACGACCACGCGAACGAGGAGCTGGCCGGCCTCGACCCGCACATCTGGCTCGACCCGGTGCGCTACGCCCAGGTCGCCGAGGGCGTCGGCAAGGCCTTCGAGAAGGCCGACCCGGACCACGCGGCCGACTACAAGAAGAACACCACGGCCCTGGTCAAGAAGCTCGACGGCCTCAACACCCAGTTCGAGAACGGGCTGAAGAACACCAGGACCAAGGTCTTCATCACCACCCACGCCGCCTTCGGCTACCTCGCCGAGCGCTACGGCCTGACCGAGGAGGCCATCAACGGCCTCGACCCCGAGTCGGAGCCCAGCGCCAACCGCGTCAAGGACCTTGAGAAGATGGCCGAGGCCGACGGCGTCACCACCGTGTTCTACGAGACGCTCGTCAGCGACAAGACCGCGAAGACCATCGCCTCCGACGCGAACCTGAAGACGGACGTCCTCGACCCGATCGAGGGCATCACCGCCAAGTCCAAGGGCGAGGACTACTTCCAGGTCATGGAGTCCAACCTCAAGGCGCTGCAGAGCGCGCTAGGCGCCAAGTGA
- a CDS encoding isoprenyl transferase — protein MVVRGILGRQRRDYKTPEPHPSGARAPKLPGELVPNHVAIVMDGNGRWAKERGLPRTEGHKVGAERVLDVLQGAIEMGVGAISLYAFSTENWKRSPDEVRFLMNFNRDFIRKTRDQLDALGIRVRWVGRMPKLWKSVAKELQVAQEQTKGNDKLTLYFCMNYGGRAEIADAAQALAEDVKAGRLDPSKVNEKTLAKYLYYPDMPDVDLFLRPSGEQRTSNYLLWQSAYAEMVFQDVLWPDFDRRDLWRACVEYASRDRRFGGALPNEELLAMEGRQTP, from the coding sequence ATGGTCGTACGTGGGATCCTGGGGCGCCAGCGCCGCGACTACAAGACGCCGGAGCCGCACCCCTCCGGCGCCCGCGCGCCGAAGCTCCCCGGCGAACTCGTCCCGAACCATGTGGCGATCGTCATGGACGGCAACGGCCGCTGGGCCAAGGAGCGCGGCCTGCCGCGCACCGAGGGCCACAAGGTCGGCGCCGAGCGCGTGCTCGACGTCCTCCAGGGCGCCATCGAGATGGGCGTCGGCGCCATCTCGCTGTACGCCTTCTCCACCGAGAACTGGAAGCGCTCGCCCGACGAGGTCCGCTTCCTCATGAACTTCAACCGCGACTTCATCCGCAAGACCCGCGACCAGCTCGACGCGCTCGGCATCCGGGTCCGCTGGGTGGGCCGGATGCCCAAGCTGTGGAAGTCGGTCGCCAAGGAGCTCCAGGTCGCCCAGGAGCAGACCAAGGGCAACGACAAGCTGACCCTGTACTTCTGCATGAACTACGGCGGCCGTGCGGAGATTGCGGACGCCGCCCAGGCCCTCGCCGAGGACGTGAAGGCGGGCCGCCTCGACCCGTCGAAGGTCAACGAGAAGACCCTCGCCAAGTACCTGTACTACCCGGACATGCCGGACGTGGACCTGTTCCTGCGGCCCAGCGGCGAGCAGCGCACCTCCAATTACCTGCTGTGGCAGAGCGCCTACGCGGAGATGGTGTTCCAGGACGTCCTGTGGCCCGACTTCGACCGCCGCGACCTGTGGCGGGCCTGCGTCGAGTACGCCTCCCGCGACCGCCGCTTCGGCGGCGCCCTGCCCAACGAGGAACTGCTGGCGATGGAGGGCAGGCAGACCCCGTAG